The following are encoded together in the Mustela nigripes isolate SB6536 chromosome 11, MUSNIG.SB6536, whole genome shotgun sequence genome:
- the PSMG3 gene encoding proteasome assembly chaperone 3 — MEGKPLLTSKQKTEVVCGVPTQVVCTSFNSHILVVVTQFGKMGTLVSLEPSTVAGDISKPVLTTKVLLGQDEPLIHVFAKNLVTFVSQEAGNRAVLLALAVKDRSVEGLKALKEVIQSCQVW, encoded by the exons ATGGAAGGCAAACCCTTGCTGACTTCCAAACAGAAGACGGAAGTGGTGTGTGGGGTCCCCACGCAAGTGGTCTGCACATCCTTCAACAGCCACATCCTGGTGGTGGTGACCCAGTTCGGGAAGATGGGTACCCTGGTCTCCCTGGAGCCCAGCACCGTGGCTGGTGACATCAGCAAGCCCGTGCTCACCACCAAAGTCCTTCTTGGGCAGGACGAG CCTCTCATCCACGTCTTTGCAAAGAATCTGGTGACGTTTGTGTCTCAGGAGGCTGGAAACAGAGCGGTCCTCCTGGCCCTGGCCGTGAAGGACAGGAGTGTGGAGGGGCTGAAGGCCTTGAAGGAGGTGATCCAGTCCTGCCAGGTGTGGTGA